A section of the Acanthochromis polyacanthus isolate Apoly-LR-REF ecotype Palm Island chromosome 1, KAUST_Apoly_ChrSc, whole genome shotgun sequence genome encodes:
- the rtn1a gene encoding reticulon-1a isoform X3, protein MGAAAIDLLYWRNVKQSGAVFSSVLLLLFSLTQFSVVSVGAYLALAALSATISFRIYKSVLQAVQKTDEGHPFKSYLEMEIALSQDQISKYADKILLYSNTCMRELRRLFLVQDLVDSLKFAVLMWLLTYVGALFNGLTLLILAVVSMFTMPVVYEKHQAQIDQYVGLIRTQVNSVVGKIQAKIPGAKRKEE, encoded by the exons ATGGGAGCCGCAG CGATTGACCTGCTCTACTGGAGGAATGTGAAGCAGTCGGGGGCCGTGTTCAGCagcgtcctcctgctcctcttctcCCTGACCCAGTTCAGTGTGGTCAGTGTCGGAGCCTACTTAGCCCTGGCAGCCCTCTCTGCCACCATCAGCTTCAGGATCTACAAGTCTGTGCTGCAGGCTGTGCAGAAGACCGATGAGGGACATCCTTTCAA ATCCTACCTGGAGATGGAAATCGCTCTCTCTCAGGACCAGATTAGTAAATATGCCGACAAAATCCTGCTGTACTCTAACACCTGTATGAGGGAGCTCCGCAGGTTGTTCCTGGTACAAGATCTGGTCGACTCATTGAAG TTTGCTGTTCTGATGTGGCTGCTGACCTACGTGGGCGCTCTCTTCAACGGCCTGACACTGCTCATCCTTG CTGTGGTTTCCATGTTCACTATGCCTGTGGTCTATGAGAAACATCAG gCACAGATTGATCAGTACGTGGGACTAATACGGACCCAGGTCAACTCCGTTGTGGGGAA GATCCAGGCAAAGATCCCTGGGGCCAAGAGAAAGGAGGAGTAG
- the rtn1a gene encoding reticulon-1a isoform X1, protein MSAQPGEELGSEGKWFGDDYERNGLFGNTPTRFDELREDFKPRGGDAAGDLDQQFHPYQDDGKRPAVAMETASTGDPMSGLFRKPMNDDGDVYTSLLSNQSFTSGREASYLSDDLKPSKHSSGSSALDQFSSDTYSFSSNTKMTSSLTDDMPKSLLASEKTESYNYMDISHSDERHDQHQGALHSLVDKGSAGYDSLGSYIDKSPGKGKDEEEDEEEENLGPALGSHSFPYVEEPSDEELTDYRSYRNLGSTPQSASPVKITLTESQPPAAKAEPKQQPASVSDRENVLSVGLQGVPTVTLSEPEDDSPASTPNASPTQKEFPSHDKFKAEAVKPAASKSSPGTKASSREHDGSSAESGDSEIELVSEEPPKASSNPFAEPPKSKGTFSQPNNPFDNPPVAKGGFGLAGSHAPPTAYSILREEREAELDSDLFIESASEESPKREQGLSGPKQGVSPPSPLIPSAVPPRSTTEAVPAEPLITEKVKNPVKTEEDRPSKPKPPTAAVPPEVRSEKPHQDDTHKITSEGKGDLGKPAVSVFMEGFNKQKAIDLLYWRNVKQSGAVFSSVLLLLFSLTQFSVVSVGAYLALAALSATISFRIYKSVLQAVQKTDEGHPFKSYLEMEIALSQDQISKYADKILLYSNTCMRELRRLFLVQDLVDSLKFAVLMWLLTYVGALFNGLTLLILAVVSMFTMPVVYEKHQAQIDQYVGLIRTQVNSVVGKIQAKIPGAKRKEE, encoded by the exons ATGTCTGCTCAGCCCGGTGAGGAGCTAGGCTCGGAGGGGAAGTGGTTTGGGGATGACTATGAGAGGAACGGCCTGTTTGGGAACACACCGACCCGGTTCGACGAGCTGCGTGAAGACTTTAAGCCGAGAGGCGGCGACGCGGCGGGCGACCTGGATCAACAATTTCATCCTTACCAGGACGACGGGAAAAGGCCTGCCGTTGCTATGGAAACTGCATCTACAG gTGATCCCATGTCTGGCCTGTTTAGGAAGCCGATGAATGATGATGGCGATGTGTACACTTCCCTGCTGTCCAATCAGAGCTTCACATCAGGCCGGGAAGCCTCCTACCTGTCTGATGACCTGAAGCCCTCCAAGCACTCTTCTGGTTCCTCTGCCCTGGATCAGTTCTCAAGTGACACTTACAGCTTCAGTTCCAACACCAAGATGACTTCCAGCCTGACCGATGACATGCCAAAATCCCTGCTAGCCTCAGAGAAGACAGAATCCTACAACTACATGGATATCAGCCACAGTGATGAGCGCCACGACCAGCACCAGGGGGCTCTACACAGCCTGGTGGATAAAGGCTCAGCTGGGTATGACTCACTGGGCAGCTACATAGATAAGAGCCCCGGAAAAGGtaaggatgaagaggaggatgaggaagaagaaaatctAGGTCCAGCACTGGGCTCTCACTCTTTCCCCTACGTGGAGGAACCATCTGATGAGGAGCTGACGGACTACCGCTCCTACCGAAACCTGGGTAGCACCCCACAGTCGGCCAGCCCAGTGAAGATCACCTTGACCGAGTCGCAGCCTCCAGCGGCTAAAGCTGAGCCAAAGCAACAGCCCGCTTCAGTTAGTGACCGTGAAAACGTCCTGAGTGTGGGCTTACAGGGGGTTCCCACGGTGACACTATCTGAGCCAGAGGACGACAGCCCTGCTTCCACTCCCAATGCCTCGCCGACAC AAAAAGAATTCCCCTCGCATGACAAGTTCAAGGCTGAGGCAGTGAAGCCTGCAGCTTCCAAAAGCAGCCCAGGCACaaaggccagcagcagggagcATGATGGCAGCAGCGCCGAGTCTGGAGACTCAGAGATCGAGTTGGTGTCTGAGGAGCCTCCCAAGGCCAGTAGCAACCCATTTGCAGAGCCGCCTAAAAGCAAGGGCACTTTCAGCCAGCCTAACAACCCTTTTGACAATCCCCCAGTCGCCAAGGGTGGTTTTGGCCTTGCTGGAAGCCACGCTCCACCCACAGCCTACAGTATATtgagggaagagagagaggcagagctTGACAGTGATCTCTTCATTGAATCCGCGTCTGAAGAAAGCCCAAAGAGAGAGCAGGGTTTGAGTGGTCCCAAGCAGGGAGTCAGCCCTCCCTCTCCCCTGATTCCTAGTGCAGTACCTCCCCGCAGTACCACTGAGGCGGTGCCAGCTGAGCCCCTGATCACAGAAAAGGTCAAGAACCCAGTGAAAACAGAGGAGGATCGCCCCAGCAAGCCCAAGCCCCCCACTGCTGCCGTGCCTCCAGAGGTGAGATCAGAAAAGCCCCACCAGGATGACACGCACAAGATCACCAGTGAGGGCAAAGGAGACTTAGGAAAACCTGCTGTATCCGTATTCATGGAGGGCTTTAATAAACAAAAAG CGATTGACCTGCTCTACTGGAGGAATGTGAAGCAGTCGGGGGCCGTGTTCAGCagcgtcctcctgctcctcttctcCCTGACCCAGTTCAGTGTGGTCAGTGTCGGAGCCTACTTAGCCCTGGCAGCCCTCTCTGCCACCATCAGCTTCAGGATCTACAAGTCTGTGCTGCAGGCTGTGCAGAAGACCGATGAGGGACATCCTTTCAA ATCCTACCTGGAGATGGAAATCGCTCTCTCTCAGGACCAGATTAGTAAATATGCCGACAAAATCCTGCTGTACTCTAACACCTGTATGAGGGAGCTCCGCAGGTTGTTCCTGGTACAAGATCTGGTCGACTCATTGAAG TTTGCTGTTCTGATGTGGCTGCTGACCTACGTGGGCGCTCTCTTCAACGGCCTGACACTGCTCATCCTTG CTGTGGTTTCCATGTTCACTATGCCTGTGGTCTATGAGAAACATCAG gCACAGATTGATCAGTACGTGGGACTAATACGGACCCAGGTCAACTCCGTTGTGGGGAA GATCCAGGCAAAGATCCCTGGGGCCAAGAGAAAGGAGGAGTAG
- the rtn1a gene encoding reticulon-1a isoform X2 produces the protein MQATADVTKKESSWSSWKGQAIDLLYWRNVKQSGAVFSSVLLLLFSLTQFSVVSVGAYLALAALSATISFRIYKSVLQAVQKTDEGHPFKSYLEMEIALSQDQISKYADKILLYSNTCMRELRRLFLVQDLVDSLKFAVLMWLLTYVGALFNGLTLLILAVVSMFTMPVVYEKHQAQIDQYVGLIRTQVNSVVGKIQAKIPGAKRKEE, from the exons ATGCAGGCCACTGCAGACGTGACCAAGAAGGAAAGCTCCTGGAGCAGCTGGAAGGGCCAGG CGATTGACCTGCTCTACTGGAGGAATGTGAAGCAGTCGGGGGCCGTGTTCAGCagcgtcctcctgctcctcttctcCCTGACCCAGTTCAGTGTGGTCAGTGTCGGAGCCTACTTAGCCCTGGCAGCCCTCTCTGCCACCATCAGCTTCAGGATCTACAAGTCTGTGCTGCAGGCTGTGCAGAAGACCGATGAGGGACATCCTTTCAA ATCCTACCTGGAGATGGAAATCGCTCTCTCTCAGGACCAGATTAGTAAATATGCCGACAAAATCCTGCTGTACTCTAACACCTGTATGAGGGAGCTCCGCAGGTTGTTCCTGGTACAAGATCTGGTCGACTCATTGAAG TTTGCTGTTCTGATGTGGCTGCTGACCTACGTGGGCGCTCTCTTCAACGGCCTGACACTGCTCATCCTTG CTGTGGTTTCCATGTTCACTATGCCTGTGGTCTATGAGAAACATCAG gCACAGATTGATCAGTACGTGGGACTAATACGGACCCAGGTCAACTCCGTTGTGGGGAA GATCCAGGCAAAGATCCCTGGGGCCAAGAGAAAGGAGGAGTAG